A part of Chloroflexota bacterium genomic DNA contains:
- a CDS encoding amino acid ABC transporter permease, producing MRIRKSLEKVPGFEVANHRIDSWWWLVAAVVAIVALLAGLEPDPYWRIIKFVSDGLLVSIGVTVVSFILTLLLGLLTALGRLSKNGIIRWITTIYVEVARGIPLLVQLLFWYFAFPSIIQGFGELIHYEPFEHYHANPFAMAILGLTFCYSAYMSEIYRAGIQSVPKGQNEAARSLGMTRNQAMRYVILPQAFRTILPPGGNEFISLLKDSSLVSVVSVADITRRGREFMASSFLPVETWLMIALIYLIMTLISARIVAWIERKTQTEER from the coding sequence ATGCGAATCCGAAAATCCTTGGAAAAAGTTCCTGGCTTTGAAGTAGCCAATCACCGAATCGACAGCTGGTGGTGGCTGGTGGCTGCGGTCGTCGCCATTGTAGCGCTTCTGGCTGGGCTCGAACCCGATCCATATTGGCGAATCATCAAGTTTGTCAGTGATGGCTTACTGGTGTCCATTGGCGTCACTGTTGTTTCATTTATCCTGACCTTACTATTGGGTCTGCTCACCGCTTTAGGCCGCCTCTCAAAGAACGGCATCATCCGCTGGATCACCACCATTTATGTGGAAGTAGCCCGCGGTATTCCGCTCCTTGTTCAATTATTGTTCTGGTATTTTGCATTTCCTTCCATTATTCAAGGCTTTGGCGAACTGATCCACTACGAACCCTTTGAGCACTACCACGCCAACCCCTTTGCTATGGCCATATTAGGCCTAACCTTCTGCTATAGTGCTTATATGAGTGAAATCTACCGGGCAGGCATCCAGAGTGTCCCCAAAGGTCAAAACGAGGCTGCCCGCAGTTTAGGCATGACCCGTAATCAGGCTATGCGCTATGTGATCCTCCCCCAGGCTTTTCGGACCATCCTGCCGCCGGGTGGGAATGAATTCATTTCATTATTGAAAGATTCATCCCTGGTCAGCGTTGTCTCTGTGGCGGATATCACTCGCCGAGGCCGAGAATTCATGGCTTCCAGCTTCCTCCCGGTTGAGACCTGGCTGATGATTGCCCTGATCTACCTGATCATGACCCTGATCTCCGCCCGAATCGTTGCCTGGATCGAACGCAAAACGCAAACGGAGGAACGTTAA
- a CDS encoding basic amino acid ABC transporter substrate-binding protein produces the protein MKQKIVITLVAIFALGLLASCTGQSDALVVATDPAFPPFEMVDEESKEVIGFDIDLMNAIAEKAGLDIVFQNVAWDPLLAGMADCQYDMAISGMTITPERAEQFSFSIPYINAGQIVTVQADNTTINGPEDLVGLTIGAQIGTTGGMEAEAIEGTTLKVYDTYELAFLDLENGQVDAVIADYPTTVAFVSKNGSDLKTVGDIFTDEGYGVAFCLGNDELIAQVNAAIAELQAEGFIDELVLEWYN, from the coding sequence ATGAAGCAGAAAATTGTGATCACACTTGTTGCCATATTTGCCCTGGGTCTATTGGCCTCCTGCACCGGTCAATCTGATGCGCTGGTTGTTGCCACCGATCCCGCCTTCCCACCATTTGAAATGGTTGACGAAGAGAGCAAAGAGGTCATCGGATTTGATATTGACCTGATGAATGCCATCGCTGAAAAAGCTGGCCTGGATATCGTATTCCAGAATGTTGCTTGGGATCCGCTGCTGGCGGGTATGGCCGACTGTCAATATGATATGGCGATTTCCGGAATGACTATTACACCCGAAAGGGCTGAGCAGTTCAGTTTCTCAATTCCATACATAAATGCAGGCCAGATCGTCACAGTTCAAGCAGACAACACCACCATCAATGGTCCTGAGGACCTGGTTGGTTTGACAATTGGCGCTCAGATCGGCACCACGGGTGGAATGGAAGCTGAAGCCATCGAGGGTACGACCCTCAAAGTTTACGATACTTACGAATTGGCTTTCCTTGATCTAGAAAATGGGCAGGTGGACGCTGTCATTGCCGATTATCCCACAACGGTTGCATTTGTTTCAAAGAATGGTTCAGACCTCAAGACGGTTGGTGATATCTTCACCGATGAGGGTTACGGCGTCGCTTTCTGTCTTGGCAATGACGAATTAATTGCACAGGTCAATGCTGCCATCGCTGAACTTCAGGCTGAAGGCTTCATCGATGAATTAGTTCTTGAATGGTACAACTAG